In a genomic window of Oncorhynchus kisutch isolate 150728-3 linkage group LG9, Okis_V2, whole genome shotgun sequence:
- the flncb gene encoding filamin-C isoform X2, with protein MWYKKGTETDNMMSNNTYYEQQQPPQYYQSTDNGDDEEEMPATEKDLAEDAPWKKIQQNTFTRWCNEHLKCLNKRINDLQKDLTDGLKLIGLLEVLSQKKMYRKYHARPNFRQMKLENVSVALEFLEREHIKLVSIDSKAIVDGNLKLILGLIWTLILHYSISMPMWEDEDDEDAKKLTPKQRLLGWIQNKVPQLHINNFHRDWRDGKALGALVDNCAPGLCPDWETWDPSQPVENAREAMQQADDWLGVPQVIAPEEIVDPNVDEHSVMTYLSQFPKSKLKPGAPLRSKTLHPKKAKAYGPGIAPRGNMVLKPAEFIVETVEAGLGEVLVYVEDPEGHTEEARVIPNNDKNRTYSVIYLPKVEGLHKVKVLFAGQDIDRSPFVVSVSKAMGDPNKVQARGPGLEPIGNVANKPTYFDIYTAGAGAGDVGVIIVDSQGRRDTVEIILENKGDSIFRCTYCPILEGSHVIYVTFAGQQIPRSPFTVHISEAPPSSLPPGSPVQIVPQSIRTPPTDKAKRVPPPTPPKPRRPTSNPNVCRASGRGLQPKGVRVKEVADFKVYTKGAGSGELKVTAKGPKGLEEPVKVRDTGEGVYECDYYPIMTGKYTITIIWGGQTIPRSPFEVVVSEDVGPQKVRAWGPGLETGMVGKSADFVVEAIGTEVGTLGFSIEGPSQAKIECDDKGDGSCDVRYWPTEPGDYAVHVICDDEDIKDSPFMAHILLTANDVFPEKVKSYGPGLEPIGCIVNKPAEFTIDTSRAGRGQLKIYAQDAEGFPIDIQITENGDSTFLCVYIPTKPIKHTIIITWGEVNVPNSPFRVTIGEGSHPDNVKVYGPGVEKSGLKANEPTYFTVDCCEAGQGDVSIGIKCAPGVVGPAEADIDFDIIKNDNDTFTVKYMPPGPGRYTIMVLFADHEIPISPFRIKVDPSHDANKVRAEGPGLNKTGVEVGKPTHFTIYTKGAGKAKPEVHFTGAAKGDAVRDFEIIDNHDYSYTVRYTAVQQSNMSISICHGGDPIPKSPFNITVAPPLDLNKVKVQGLNNKVDVGKDQEFTVSTHGVGGQGKMDVKITSPSRRPIPCKLESDTANEVHTVKYIPPEEGPYKVDISYDGNPVPGSPFTVEGVMPPDPSKVRAYGPGLQGGMVGKPAPFAIDTKGAGTGGLGLTVEGPCEAKIECQDNGDGSCSVSYLPTEPGEYAINILFAEQHIPGSPFKAMVQSVFDPSKVTASGPGLERGKVNEAGSFVVDCAKAGDAELTIEIISDSGSKAEVHVQNNSDGTYSITYIPQFHGMYTITIKYGGHAVPKFPARVQVDPAVDTSGVKVYGPGVEPRGVLREVTTHFIVDARAKSKTGGSHVKARIVNPTGANTDAYITDKGEGTYRVEYTAYEDGMHLIEVLYDDVAVPNSPFHVPVTEGCDPSRVRAYGPGLEEGLVNKPNRFTVETRGAGTGGLGLAIEGPSEAKMSCKDNKDGSCSVEYIPFTPGDYDVNITFGGLPIPGSPFRVPVRELVDPSKVRCSGPGLGSGVRAHVLQTFTVDTSKAGLAPLGVVLYGPTGVAEPVNITDNGDGTHTATYTPAKDGPYTVCVKYADQEVPRSPYKIKTLPAHDASKVRASGPGLNAQGVPASLPVEFTIDARDAGEGLLTVQILGPDRSRREASVFVEDWGRRVWEKHIVKGTIPFSILKKGSDPEGKPKKANIRDNRDGTYTVSYVPDMAGRYTITIKYGGDEIPYSPYRIHALPIGDASKCLVTVSIGGHGLGSGLGPTIQIGEETVITVDAKAAGKGKVTCKVSTPDGAELDVDVVENSDGTFDIYYTAPEPGKYVITIRFGGEHIPNSPFHVVASDTVPIIEEPCDKLQLQQPYQAYQGYPPHWATEEPVTTGDIMEPMLRPFNLVIPFTVQKGEITGEVRMPSGKTARPNITDNKDGTVTVKYAPTEKGLHEMDIKYDGNHIPGSPLQFYVDAINSGHVTAYGPGLSHGMVNKPATFTIVTKDAGEGGLSLAVEGPSKAEINCKDNKDGTCTVSYLPTVPGDYNIIVKFDNKHIAGSPYTAKITGDDTMRTSQLNVGTATDVSLKISETDLSSLTASIRAPSGNEEPCLLKRLPNRHIGISFTPKEVGEHVVSVKKNGTHVTNSPFKIMVGQSEIGDASKVKVFGQGLVEGHIFEVAEFIVDTRNAGYGGLGLSIEGPSKVDINCEDVEDGTCKVTYCPTEPGNYIINIKFADQHVPGSPFTVKVCGEGRVKESITRKRHAPSIATVGSTCDLNLKIPGNWFQMVSAQERHTRTFTRSSHTYTRTERTEISKTQAGETKREVRVEESTQVGGDPFRDVFGEFLGSQSLTGFSGIPATTRQPQEGDQGTQEMTAQVTSPGGKTEDAEIIDGEDSTYSVRFIPQEMGPHTVNVKYRGQHVPGSPFQFTVGPLGEGGAHKVRAGGTGLDRGVAGVAAEFSIWTREAGAGGLSIAVEGPSKAEISFEDRKDGSCGVAYVVQEPGDYEVSIKFNDEHIPDSPFIVPIATLSDNSRRLTVTSLQEMGLKVGQEASFAVQLNGARGLIDAKVHTPSGAVEECYVTELDSDQHAIRFIPRENGVHSIEVRFNGSHIPGSPFKIRVGEIGQVGDPGMVSAFGPGLEGGTTGAASDFVVNTCNAGSGALSVTIDGPSKVKMDCQDCPEGYKVTYTPMAPGSYLITIKYGGPSHIVGSPFKAKVTGARLSGGHSLHETSSVLVETVTKTSSSSSSMGVAYGPKFSSDASKVVSRGAGLSKAFVGQKNTFTVDCSKAGTNMLMVGVHGPKTPCEEVYVKHLGNRMYNVTYTVKEQGNYILIVKWGDENVPGSPFHVTVP; from the exons GTGATAGCCCCTGAGGAAATAGTGGATCCCAATGTGGACGAGCACTCGGTGATGACCTACCTGTCCCAGTTTCCCAAGTCCAAGCTGAAGCCTGGTGCCCCGCTGCGCTCCAAGACTCTGCACCCCAAGAAGGCCAAGGCCTATGgaccag GTATTGCGCCCAGAGGTAACATGGTGCTGAAGCCGGCTGAGTTCATCGTGGAGACAGTGGAGGCGGGGCTAGGGGAGGTGCTGGTCTATGTGGAGGACCCAGAGGGACACACAGAGGAG GCCAGAGTGATCCCCAACAATGACAAGAACAGGACGTACTCTGTCATCTACCTGCCCAAAGTGGAGGGCCTTCACAAG GTGAAGGTGCTTTTCGCTGGGCAGGACATAGACAGGAGTCCCTTCGTGGTGAGTGTGTCCAAAGCCATGGGAGACCCCAACAAGGTGCAGGCCAGAGGACCAGGACTGGAGCCTATAGGCAACGTGGCTAACAAGCCGACCTACTTCGACATCTACacagcag GTGCCGGTGCTGGAGACGTGGGTGTAATCATCGTGGACTCCCAGGGCAGAAGAGACACCGTGGAGATCATTCTGGAAAACAAGGGGGACAGTATTTTCCGTTGCACCTATTGTCCTATCCTGGAGGGGTCTCATGTTATCTATGTGACGTTTGCTGGGCAGCAGATACCCAGAAGCCCTTTCACCGTCCACATCTCagagg CTCCACCGAGCTCCCTGCCCCCCGGCTCTCCGGTGCAGATAGTGCCCCAGTCCATACGCACCCCACCCACAGACAAGGCCAAGAGAGTGCCCCCCCCAACACCGCCCAAACCCAGGCGACCAA CCAGCAACCCCAACGTGTGCCGGGCCTCAGGGAGAGGTCTCCAGCCTAAGGGGGTGAGGGTGAAAGAGGTGGCCGACTTCAAGGTCTACACCAAGGGCGCCGGCAGCGGAGAGCTCAAGGTCACCGCCAAGGGGCCAA AGGGACTAGAGGAGCCTGTGAAGGTGCGTGACACGGGAGAAGGGGTGTATGAGTGTGACTACTACCCCATCATGACTGGCAAATATACCATCACCATCATCTGGGGCGGACAGACCATCCCACGCAG CCCGTTCGAGGTGGTGGTGAGTGAGGACGTGGGGCCCCAGAAGGTGAGGGCGTGGGGGCCGGGCCTGGAGACAGGCATGGTGGGGAAGTCAGCTGACTTTGTGGTGGAGGCCATCGGCACAGAGGTGGGAACTCTGG GTTTCTCCATCGAGGGCCCGTCGCAGGCTAAGATAGAGTGTGATGATAAGGGCGACGGGTCATGTGACGTACGTTACTGGCCCACGGAGCCTGGCGACTACGCTGTTCACGTCATCTGTGACGACGAGGACATCAAGGACAGCCCCTTTATGGCCCACATCCTCCTCACAGCCAATGACGTGTTCCCTGAGAAG GTGAAGAGCTATGGCCCAGGTCTGGAACCGATTGGCTGCATTGTCAACAAACCAGCAGAGTTCACCATTGATACAAGTAGAGCCGGCAGAGGCCAGCTGAAGATATACGCCCAGGATGCAGAGGGCTTCCCCATAGACATCCAGATCACAGAGAACGGAGACAGCACCTTCCTCTGTGTCTACATTCCCACCAAGCCCATCAAACACACCATCATTATCACCTGGGGAGAGGTCAACGTCCCCAACAGTCCCTTCAGG gtgaccATCGGAGAGGGCAGCCACCCAGATAATGTGAAGGTGTACGGTCCAGGTGTGGAGAAGTCAGGTCTGAAGGCCAACGAGCCCACCTACTTCACTGTGGACTGCTGCGAGGCAGGACAAG GGGATGTCAGTATTGGCATCAAGTGTGCTCCCGGCGTGGTGGGTCCGGCAGAGGCTGACATCGACTTTGACATCATCAAGAACGACAACGACACGTTCACAGTGAAGTACATGCCCCCCGGCCCCGGACGCTACACCATCATGGTGCTGTTCGCTGACCac GAAATACCCATCAGCCCTTTCAGAATCAAGGTGGACCCCTCTCATGACGCTAACAAGGTGAGGGCGGAGGGACCCGGACTCAACAAGACAG GTGTGGAGGTAGGTAAGCCCACCCACTTCACCATCTACACCAAGGGAGCGGGCAAGGCCAAGCCTGAAGTGCACTTCACCGGAGCAGCCAAAGGGGACGCTGTCCGAGACTTTGAGATCATTGACAACCATGACTACTCCTACACCGTGCGCTACACTGCAGTGCAACAG AGTAACATGTCTATCTCAATCTGCCACGGCGGTGACCCCATTCCCAAGAGCCCCTTCAACATCACTGTGGCGCCGCCCCTTGACCTCAACAAGGTCAAAGTTCAGGGGTTGAACAACA AGGTCGACGTTGGGAAGGATCAGGAGTTCACAGTGAGCACGCACGGCGTCGGTGGCCAGGGCAAGATGGATGTGAAGATCACCTCACCCTCTCGTCGGCCAATCCCCTGCAAGCTGGAGTCTGACACGGCCAACGAAGTGCACACTGTGAAGTACATTCCCCCTGAGGAGGGCCCCTACAAAGTGGACATCAGCTATGATGGGAACCCTGTGCCTGGGAGCCCCTTCACCGTGGAGGGGGTGATGCCCCCAGACCCCTCAAAG GTGCGTGCCTATGGCCCAGGCCTCCAGGGGGGCATGGTGGGTAAGCCGGCCCCCTTCGCCATTGACACCAAGGGTGCGGGCACTGGCGGGCTGGGCCTGACCGTGGAGGGGCCATGCGAGGCCAAGATCGAGTGCCAGGACAACGGCGACGGGTCCTGCTCTGTCTCCTACCTTCCCACAGAGCCCGGCGAATACGCCATCAACATCCTGTTTGCCGAGCAGCACATCCCCGGCTCCCCCTTCAAGGCCATGGTACAGTCCGTGTTTGACCCCAGTAAGGTCACGGCCAGTGGGCCAGGCCTGGAGAGAGGGAAGGTCAACGAGGCAGGGTCGTTCGTAGTGGACTGCGCCAAGGCTGGGGACGCCGAGCTGACCATTGAGATTATTTCCGATTCGGGGTCGAAGGCGGAGGTGCATGTTCAGAACAACAGTGATGGGACCTATTCTATCACGTACATCCCACAGTTCCATGGCATGTATACTATCACCATTAAATATGGGGGCCACGCCGTGCCCAAGTTCCCCGCCCGTGTGCAAGTGGACCCAGCCGTGGATACCAGCGGGGTGAAGGTGTACGGACCAGGAGTGGAACCCAGAG GGGTCCTGAGGGAGGTGACCACCCATTTCATTGTGGATGCCCGTGCCAAGAGCAAGACCGGGGGCAGCCATGTCAAGGCCCGCATCGTCAACCCTACAGGCGCCAACACAGACGCCTACATCACTGACAAGGGGGAAGGCACCTATAGAGTGGAATACACTGCCTATGAGGATG ggatgCACCTGATTGAGGTGCTGTATGATGATGTGGCGGTGCCTAACAGTCCGTTCCATGTCCCGGTAACGGAGGGTTGTGACCCCAGCCGCGTCAGAGCCTACGGTCCTGGTCTGGAGGAGGGCCTGGTCAACAAACCCAACCGCTTCACTGTGgaaaccag gGGTGCTGGTACAGGGGGTCTGGGTCTGGCCATCGAGGGTCCATCAGAGGCTAAGATGTCTTGTAAGGACAATAAAGATGGCAGCTGCAGTGTGGAGTACATCCCCTTCACCCCGGGAGACTATGACGTCAACATTACCTTCGGAGGCTTGCCCATCCCAG ggagTCCTTTCCGTGTGCCAGTGAGAGAGCTGGTGGACCCAAGTAAGGTGAGGTGTTCAGGTCCAGGGCTGGGTAGTGGAGTCAGAGCCCATGTTCTTCAGACCTTCACTGTGGACACCAGCAAGGCTGGCCTCGCCCCTCTGGGAGTGGTGCTGTACGGACCAACTg GAGTGGCTGAGCCAGTGAACATCACAGATAATGGAGACGGAACACACACAGCGACCTACACACCGGCCAAGGACGGCCCGTACACCGTGTGTGTGAAGTACGCTGACCAGGAGGTCCCTCGCAG tccgTATAAGATCAAGACATTGCCTGCTCATGATGCCAGTAAGGTGCGTGCCAGTGGGCCAGGTTTGAATGCCCAGGGTGTGCCTGCCAGCCTGCCCGTGGAGTTCACCATCGATGCCCGCGATGCTGGCGAAGGTTTGCTCACTGTGCAGATACTG GGTCCGGATCGGTCCAGGCGCGAGGCCTCAGTGTTTGTGGAGGACTGGGGCAGGAGGGTATGGGAGAAGCATATAGTCAAGGGGACCATACCCTTCAGTATTCTTAAGAAAGGCTCC GACCCAGAAGGCAAGCCGAAAAAGGCCAACATCCGTGACAACAGAGATGGGACGTACACAGTGTCCTACGTACCAGACATGGCAGGGCGCTACACCATCACCATCAAGTATGGAGGAGACGAGATTCCCTACTCACCCTATCGTATCCATGCCCTGCCCATTGGAGACGCCAGCAAGTGTCTGGTCACAG TTTCCATCGGAGGACATGGATTGG GTTCAGGCCTCGGACCCACCATCCAGATCGGCGAGGAGACTGTCATCACCGTGGACGCAAAAGCTGCTGGGAAGGGAAAGGTGACCTGTAAGGTGTCGACGCCAGATGGGGCGGAGCTAGACGTGGACGTGGTGGAGAATTCCGACGGAACTTTTGATATCTACTACACGGCTCCGGAACCTGGGAAATACGTCATCACCATCCGCTTTGGAGGAGAACACATTCCAAACAGCCCCTTCCACGTGGTG GCCAGTGATACCGTCCCTATAATAGAGGAACCGTGTGACAAGCTCCAGTTACAACAGCCCTACCAGGCCTACCAGGGCTACCCCCCTCACTGG GCCACAGAAGAGCCCGTCACCACCGGCGATATCATGGAGCCTATGCTCCGCCCCTTTAACCTGGTCATTCCGTTCACCGTTCAGAAGGGAGAGATCACAG gtgaGGTGCGTATGCCCTCAGGTAAGACAGCCCGTCCTAACATCACAGACAACAAGGATGGGACAGTAACAGTGAAGTACGCCCCTACAGAGAAAGGCCTGCATGAGATGGACATCAAATATGACGGAAACCACATCCCAG GAAGTCCCCTCCAGTTCTATGTAGATGCCATTAACAGTGGTCATGTGACAGCCTATGGTCCTGGTCTGAGCCACGGCATGGTCAACAAACCTGCCACCTTCACCATCGTCACGAAGGATGCAGGGGAAG GTGGTCTGTCCCTGGCAGTAGAGGGTCCCTCTAAGGCAGAGATCAACTGTAAGGATAATAAGGATGGAACCTGCACTGTGTCCTACCTTCCCACTGTACCAGGAGACTACAACATCATCGTCAAGTTTGACAACAAACACATCGCCGGCAGCCCCTATACTGCCAAGAtcacag GAGATGACACTATGAGGACATCCCAGCTCAACGTCGGCACGGCAACAGACGTTTCATTGAAGATCTCAGAGACAGACCTGAGCAGCCTGACAGCGAGCATCAGAGCACCGTCGGGCAACGAGGAACCCTGCCTCCTCAAGAGACTGCCCAATCGACACATCG GTATCTCATTCACTCCTAAGGAGGTAGGGGAGCATGTTGTGAGTGTGAAGAAGAACGGGACGCACGTGACCAACAGCCCCTTCAAGATCATGGTGGGCCAGTCAGAGATCGGGGACGCTAGCAAGGTCAAGGTGTTTGGCCAGGGACTGGTGGAGGGACACATCTTTGAGGTGGCTGAGTTCATAGTTGACACCAGGAACGCAG gTTATGGTGGTCTGGGCCTGTCTATAGAGGGTCCCAGTAAGGTGGATATTAACTGTGAGGATGTGGAGGATGGTACCTGTAAGGTGACCTACTGTCCTACTGAACCAGGAAATTACATCATCAACATCAAGTTCGCTGACCAGCACGTCCCAG GAAGTCCTTTCACGGTGAAGGTGTGTGGTGAGGGCAGGGTGAAGGAGAGCATCACTAGGAAGAGACATGCTCCATCCATTGCTACTGTGGGCAGCACCTGTGACCTCAACCTCAAAATACCAG GTAATTGGTTCCAGATGGTGTCGGCCCAGGAGCGGCATACGCGCACGTTCACGCGCAGCAgtcacacgtacacacgcacggAGCGCACAGAGATTAGTAAGACACAGGCGGGGGAGACCAAGCGGGAGGTGCGCGTGGAGGAGAGTACCCAGGTCGGGGGAGACCCCTTCAGGGACGTGTTTGGAGAGTTCCTGGGTAGTCAGAGTCTCACAGGCTTCAGTGGGATACCAGCCACTACCAGACAGCCtcaagagg GTGACCAGGGGACCCAGGAGATGACGGCCCAGGTGACCAGTCCGGGGGGTAAGACGGAGGACGCAGAGATCATCGACGGCGAGGACAGCACCTACAGCGTCCGCTTCATCCCCCAGGAGATGGGGCCCCACACGGTCAACGTCAAGTACAGGGGCCAGCATGTCCCCGGGAGCCCCTTCCAGTTCACCGTGGGGcccctgggagagggaggggcacaCAAGGTCCGGGCTGGGGGCACGGGGCTGGATAGAGGAGTGGCAGGAGTGGCAG CTGAGTTTAGTATCTGGACCAGAGAGGCTGGTGCAGGAGGTCTGTCCATCGCTGTAGAGGGGCCCAGTAAGGCAGAGATCAGCTTTGAAGACAGGAAGGATGGATCCTGCGGAGTGGCCTATGTGGTGCAGGAACCAG gtgaCTATGAGGTGTCCATTAAGTTTAATGATGAGCACATCCCAGACAGTCCCTTCATAGTCCCCATCGCCACTCTGTCTGATAACTCACGCCGCCTTACAGTCACCAGCCTACag GAGATGGGGTTGAAGGTGGGCCAGGAGGCGTCGTTCGCGGTGCAGTTGAACGGGGCGAGGGGGTTGATAGATGCTAAGGTTCACACCCCATCCGGAGCTGTAGAGGAGTGTTATGTTACTGAGCTGGACAGCG ACCAGCACGCCATCCGGTTTATCCCGAGGGAGAACGGAGTCCACTCCATCGAAGTGCGTTTCAATGGGAGCCACATTCCCGGTAGTCCCTTCAAGATCCGTGTGGGAGAGATCGGACAGGTCGGAGACCCGGGAATGGTGTCAGCCTTCGGACCTGGGCTGGAAGGAGGAACCACAG GCGCGGCGTCAGATTTTGTAGTGAACACGTGTAATGCGGGGTCGggtgctctgtcagtgaccatcgatGGGCCGTCTAAGGTCAAGATGGACTGTCAGGATTGTCCCGAGGGTTACAAGGTCACCTACACACCCATGGCCCCCGGCAGCTATCTCATCACCATCAAATACGGAGGACCATCCCACATCGTAGGTAGCCCCTTCAAGGCTAAAGTCACAG gtGCTCGTCTCTCTGGTGGTCACAGTCTACATGAAACCTCGTCCGTTCTTGTGGAGACAGTAACCAAGACGTCGTCGTCTTCGTCGTCGATGGGCGTGGCCTATGGCCCTAAGTTCTCTTCGGATGCCAGTAAGGTGGTCTCCCGGGGCGCCGGCCTATCAAAGGCCTTTGTAGGGCAGAAGAACACCTTCACAGTAGACTGCAGCAAAGCAG GAACTAACATGTTGATGGTGGGGGTACACGGCCCAAAGACCCCGTGTGAAGAGGTCTACGTTAAACACCTGGGCAACAGGATGTACAACGTCACCTACACCGTCAAAGAACAGGGCAACTACATCCTCATCGTCAAATGGGGGGATGAAAATGTCCCCGGCAGCCCCTTCCATGTCACCGTCCCCTAA